The Mesorhizobium sp. INR15 region CCGAACTACGCGGCGAGACGCCGGCCAAGCCCGAAGCGTCGGGCTGATGGCAGCGTCCAGCGTCATGGGCCTCGCTCAGGCCTGAGGGCCGATGACATGCCCGGCAACAGAGGCCGGAGCGCCGAGCCGCAGCGCTTCGGAGAGTTCATGCCGGGCTTCGGCGATGCGGTCATGACGCGCAAGCCAGATGGCGGTCCAGTACCGCAGCAACGGATCGTTCATCGCCGCCTTTCGCCAATGCAGGACGCCGCCCTCGACCTGAAACGCATCATCGTCGAGGCCTTCGGCATAGGCCATCAGATCGGCCGTCCGCCCCGTACTCCAGGTATCCACGGCATTGCGTGCCGTTGCTTCATCCCAGTCTTGCGACATCAGGAAGAGAACGCTGGCCGGCATCGGCGCGGAATGCCCGTCGTGCAGCAGGCCCGACTTCGGTTGCCGCGATGCGGCCTCAATTGTCTCCACCAGGGCCGCGACATGTCTGTCCGCCGAAAACAATGCCAGCGCTGATTGCCGGGCATTGTGTCCGAGCGTGGCGCGTTTTTCCGGATGATGATGAAGATGCTCGATCGCGGCGACGAATTCGCCCTCGCTTTGCGCGACGATGCCGTTCTTGCCGTCAACGACGAATCGGCTTGGCCCGCCATGGGGAAGAATGACTGGCGGCACACCGGCGTACATGGCTTCCTGCAGGCTGATGTCGCTGGAGGCATATGTCCGTTCCGCCAGCGGATAGGCGAAGACATCCGATGTCTCGAGCACCGCGCCGATGTTCTCGACAAAGCCACGGCATTCGAACCGGCCGGGGTCAGGCGATGCAGCCAGTGCCGACGCCATGCCCTGTTCAAGCGCGCCACCGCAGATCCGGACCTTGAGGCCGGGGATGTCGAGCGCCGCCATCATCTCGATGAAACGGGGATGCATCTTGCCCCGGTTCGTGGTGCCGATGTAGTCGGCGTTAAAACCGTCATGCGCCTTTGCATGCAGCCCGGCGAGGCGATGTTCGTCGGCGAGGCCGGGAACGACAGGCGCGGCCTCCAGGCCGTTTGCCTGGTCAGATGACGAAGGCGCGGTCAGCACCAGGCCGGCCGCTTCCGTGGCCAGCCGCGTGTTGAGCTTTTGCGGGGCATTGGCGCCGAGGATCAGAGCCCAGACGACGTAGCGCGCAGGAGGCAGGTCAGCGGTCAGCAGCCGCCAGAGGCTGGGTGTGTTCCAGAAGTGAACCAGCACGACATCCGCACCGCTAATCTCGGCGGCCGTCTTTTCCATCCCGGGAGCCCGCAGGATTTCCGCCCCAAGCCGCCGCAGCTCGAACAGCAGCGGCATGTGGTCACCGGCCTGGAGGGAGATGATCGTGTGGCTGATACCAGGATGGCTGCTCCTGGTCCGCTTGACGAAGGTCAACAGCGACCGCGTCGGGCCGCCCGCACCAAGCACCGGGATGATATGCAGAAGCTTCAAGATGGATCGCTTTGGAGCAGGAGAAGGGCGACGGATAATCCGATCGCCAGAAGGACGGGATCAGCATCAAACTGAACGTCTTTGACAGGGCTGCGCAAGCCCTGTTTTTTCAAATCGTGGCTTCGATGGCCTTGCCGGTTGCGGGATCGAAGAGGCGCAAGGCATCTCCATCAAAGGCAAGGCTTCGGATCTCACCTTTCGCGATACCGGCCCGAGGCGGCAGGCAAGCGGTCAGGCGCTGCGTGCCGATGCGGGCGGTGGTGACGAGCTCAGGGCCGGTCAGTTCGACCACTTCCGCTTCGACCGGCAGCGACAGCTCTGCTTCGGTGCCAGTTGCCAGGCGAAACGCTTCGGGCCTGATGCCGACAATGACTTGAGCGCCGCTCTGGACCGTGTTCTTGAAACGGGCAGGCAAGGGTATCCGCACGTCCGAACCGGCAATCGCGAGGCCACCGTTTTCCACGATGGCCTGCAGCATGTTCATGGAAGGGGCGCCGACGAAGCCGGCGACATAGAGCGTCGCCGGTTGGTTGTAGATTTCCTCCGGCGTGCCAAGCTGCTCGATCCTGCCGTCACGCATGACAGCGATCCGGCTCGCCAGCGTCATCGCCTCGATCTGGTCGTGGGTGACATAGACGACCGTGGTCTGCAGGATCTGGTGCAGGCGCTTCAGCTCGGTGCGCATTTCCAGCCGGAGTTTCGCGTCGAGATTGGATAGCGGCTCGTCGAACAGGAAAACCTGCGGCTTGCGCACCAGCGCCCTGCCGATGGCGACGCGCTGACGCTGGCCGCCCGAAAGCTGGCTCGGCTTGCGGTCGAGCAGGTTCTCGATCTGAAGCAGCTTTGCCGCGTCACGCACCGTCTTGTCGCGCTCGGCGGCGGGCACCTTGCGCATCTCCAGGCCGAAGCCGATGTTTCGCTGGACGGTCAGGTTCGGATAGAGGGCATAGGACTGGAAGACCATGGCGATGTCGCGGTTCTTGGGGTGGACGCCAAGGATCGAGCGGCCGCCGATCTGGATGTCGCCGCTGGTTGCTTCAGCCAACCCGGCAATGATGTTGAGAAGCGTCGATTTTCCGCAACCTGACGAGCCGAGCAGAACCAGGAATTCGCCGCTTTCCAGCGCGATGTCGATGCCTTTCAACGTCTCGACATTGCCATAGCTCTTGCGGATGTCGCGGATTTCAAGTGCGCTCATGGGCGACGTCCTCGAATTGCATGGGCCCACCGTAGTTGCGGGGCAAGGTGGAGATGGCGCGCGAGGCCACATGGGTCGCGGCGGAGAGACAGACGGACAGCGGCTGGTCCTGAGCCAGCGCCGCCAGGAAGGCGGCGTTGAAAACGTCGCCGGCGCCGATCGTGTCGACGACTTTCACGTCAGGCGCCACGGCTTCGACCAGCGCCCCGTCGGGGCCGATGGCGATGGCGCCTTGCGGCCCGCGTTTGACAACAAACGTCGCGCCTTTCTTCATGCTTGAGCGGACTTTTCGGGCGGCTTCGACAGGGTTTTCCAACCCGGCCAGGGTCACGGTCTCGACCTCGTTGAAAAGGGCGAGATCGCAGCGCGAAAGCCAGGCTAGCGTCGCCGCGCAGTTGGCCGGGGTCCAGCCTGTAATCGGCCAGCCGGTGTCGAGCGCGACGGCAATGCCGTGCCGGTCGGCCCAGTCGAAGAAAGCTTCGTAGTCGCCTGTGAGATCATCGGTCAGGAACGATCCCGACAGCAGGGCATAGCCACCCGAGAGCCGGTTGCCGTCGAGGACCGTGAAGACATCGGCCAGGCTGAAGCGTGGCAAGTGCCCGGTCGTTGTGAAGAAGGTTCGCTCGCCGTCGGGATGGGTCATGCCGACCGAGAGCGTCGTGCTTTCGGGACGCACCGGCCATTTCTCGGCACGGCTGCCGAAGGCATCACGCAACCAGCGGCCGAACTGGTCGTCTCCGACATTGGCGGCAATGGCGAAATCGACGCCAAGCGCCAGCCAGGCGAGCCCGCTATTTCCCGCCTGGCCGCCGACGCGCAGTTCGTCATGGTCAACGACTGTCTCGGTCCCGGCTTTCGGCCAAGGCGTCACCGGGCCGACGATGAGATCGACATTGACGTTGCCGATGACTGCAAGCGGCCGCATTCACTCGCTCCTGGTGATCTTGGTGGAGTGAACAGGCGTGCCGGCATTGTCGACGCGAGATTCGGCGAAGGCGACCATCAGGCTTTGCGCCACCGGCAGCATGGCGAAGACAGCCGCCAGGCCGGAGGCCGGCTTGAAGGAAAGCGTGACCGCGCCCGCAACCGGCGCCTGCCCGGAGGCATCGAAGAGGATCAGAGACGCGCCGGCCTGAACCACGGAGACGGCCATGGCGGTGACGAGATCCGTCGTGTGGTCGTTGCCGCGAAACAGGATGACGCCGATCGATGGTCCGAGCATTTCCATGGGCCCATGCCGCAGCTGGCCGCCTTCGAGCGAAAAGCACGGGAGACGCGAAAGCTCGGTGAGCCCGAGCGCCAGGGCTTCGGCGACACCTTGCAGCCGGCGTCCCGACGTGACGATCGCCGTCACCTTTTCCAGGGCGGCGAGCGCCTCGCTGATGTCACCGGTCTCGGCGGCATCAAGCACCGCCAATGCCGGGCCCGGATCCTCGCCCAGTGCGGCCAGAATGGCCAGGTGCAAGGCGAAACTCACGGTCAGGCTGCGGGTGGCGGCAAAGGCAAGCTCGGTGCCGCCGGCGCCGATCAGGCAAGGCGCCGTGCGGGCGAGGAACGAGCCGCCCTCCAGCGTCAGCCCGAATGTATCATCAGCTTCGTCCGTTTCCGCGAACCAGCGCACGACTTCGGCGCTTTCGCCGGATTGCGAGGTGATCAGGACCGTCCTGTCCACCAGCGGCAGCGGTTGGCCAAGCTGCTCAGAAAGCGGCATCGCCAACGCGTCGATGCCGAGCGACCGATAGAGCGGCTCGACAGCGCGGCCGACGGCGTGCGAGCCACCCATGCCAAGCAACAGCAGCCGTCCGGTCTCGCGGATCGAGGCGGCGGCCTTTGCCGCCATATCGGTGTTTTGCCGGAACGAGGCGAGAGCATCCGCGTGCTGGCGCGCCATCTCGCGGTCGATCGCGACCAGTCCGGCCGGCCGGGTTTTTTGCGCAGTCATCGTCATCCTTTCACACCACCGCTGGTCAGTCCGGAGATCAGCGCCCGTTGCATGACGAGGCCGATCAGCACCGGCGGCAAGGCGGCCAGCACGCCTGCCGTTGCAATCAATCCGTAGTCGGAGACACGCCCGCCGGCCAAATCGGCGATGGCGACGGTCAAGGTCTTGGCGCGTTGGTCCGAGGTGAAGAGCAGGGCGTAGAAGAACTCGTCCCAGGCCAGCAGCACCGCGAACAGCGCCGACGTCGCCATGACCGGGGCGGCCAGCGGCAGCGTGATGATGCGCAAGGTCTGGAACAGGCCGGCGCCGTCGATCATCGCCGCCGCCTCGATTTCGCGCGGGATCGAATCGAAGCCCGATTTCATCAGCCAGGTGGTGAAGGGCGCCAGGATGGTCAGGTAGACCAGGGCCAGGCCGAAGACATTGTTGAGCAGGCCGAGATGCGACAGGCCCATATAGAGCGGCACGGCCAGCGCCACCGGCGGCAGCATGTAGGTGGCAATGACCATAGACAGCGACCAGCCGATCGAAGGCGTGCGCGATACGGCCCAGCCGGCGGGAATGGCCAGAGCCAAGGCCGCCACGGTCGCCATGCCGGCAATCTCAAGACTGTTACGAAGCGATGAGGTGAAAGCGGCACCCGCGCTGTTTTCAGCCGTCGACAGCAATTCCCTGTAGCGGGAGAAGTCGACGCTTTGCGGCCACCAGCGCAGCGGCTTGGCAGCGAGATCGGCGGCCGGTGAAATGCTCATGATGAACAGCCAGGCGACGGGCGCCAGGATGACGGCGGCCAGCAAAATGGCGCAGGCATAGATGAAGATCGTGAAAGCGGGGCTCCTGCGTTCCATCAGGCAGCACTCCCAGCGGTCTTGCGCACAAGCGCCGCATAGCCAACGGCCAGCACCGTGACGAGCAAGGTGACGATCAGGGCCAGCGACGCGCCGGAGCCGGCGCGCTGGAAGGAGAAGGCCTCCTGGTAGACGAGGATGGACAGCGTGCGTGTGGTGTTCGCCGGTCCGCCGCGGGTCATCACCCAGATGATGTCGAAGACCTTGAAGGCCTCGATGGTGCGCAGCACCAGCGCGACCATCAGCGGGCCGGCGAGATAGGGCAGGATGACAAAGCGGAAGCGGTTGAATGGCCCTGCGCCATCGACCAGCGAGGCGGCGGTGATGTCGCGCGGCACGGCCTGCAGGGCAGCGAGCGCGATCAACGCCACCAGCGGAAAATTCTTCCAGCAGTCGGCGACGATCAGGGCCGCCAACGCGGTTCCCGGCTCGCCGAGCCAGGAGCGATAGGCGTCCAGCAGATGCAGTTGCGTCAGCGCTGCGTTCAAGGCGCCATATTCCGGATTGTAGATCAGCCGCCACAGGGTGGCGTTGACCACTGTCGGCAGCGCCCAGGGCAGGATCATCAGCGCCCGCAGCAGCGCACGGCCGCGAAACTGCTGATTGAGCAGCAGCGCGGCGAGCACGCCGATGATCATTTCAGCGGCGACAGAAATGACCGCGAACAGCGTCGTGGTGATGAGCGTGCGCGAGAAATTCGAGCTCGACAGCATGTTTGTATAGTTGTCGAGGCCGACGAAATTGCCTGCCGTGCCAACAAGCTTGGCGTCGGTGAAGGAAAGGCCGATCGTATCGACAAGCGGCCAGCCGATGACGGCGACCATGACCACGAGCAAGGGCAGCATCAGCAGCCATGCACGGGTTGTCATCCAGGTGCCCGACATCGGAGCAACCTCTCTTCTTTCATCGTGGTTTCAGACATAGCACGGGCGGCACTCGCGAATGACCCTGGAAATCGGAAACCGATTTCCGGTAGGGATCATGCGCAAGATCAGAAAGCGCTACAGCGTCCCTGGCTCGTCCGAGGGACGGGCGGCACTCGGCCGCCCGTATCGGGGATAGAAACAGCTCAGAGGCCGCTGTTCTGCGCGGCGGTCTTCAATGCATCTTCCGGCGAGGCTGTGCCGAGCAGCGATTCCTGGATGGCCTGCTGCAACGCGGTCGACAACTCCTGGTATTTCGGCGTGGTCGGACGTGGATACATGGCGGCCAGGCCGAGCTTCGCCGCGGCGATCAGCTCTTCCTGGCCCTTGGTGACCGCCGGGTCATCATAGGACGAGGCCCAGATCGGCAGCGAGAGCTTGGCATACTGGTTCTGCGTCGCTTGAGAGGTCATGAAGGTGATGTATTTCCAGGCTTCGTCCTGATGCTTGGAGACCGCCGTGACGCCGAGGCCCATCGAGCCATTGACCGCCGACACTTCGCTGGTGCCGGTCACGCCCGGCGCCGGCACGACGCCGACCTTGCCCGCCACCTTCGAGTCCTTCGGATCGTTGGCCATGTTGTACATGTAGGTCCAGTTCAGCGCGAAGGCGGCGTCACCGTTTTCGAAGACCTTGCGCACGTCCTCTTCCAGGAATTCCTTGGAATTGGGGTTGGTGAGGCCCGACTTGTAGCTGTCGACCATGTATTTCAGCGCCGAGACGCCAGCGCCGTTCTGGAAGTCCGGCTTGCCGTCCTTGAGGAAGTCGCCGCCATAGGCGCTGACCAGCGTGGTGTAGTCGCAGATCGCGGCCTCAGCCTGCGACCAGCTCCAGGCGATCGGAGTCTTCAACAGACCCTTGTCCTTGATGATCTTGGCCTGTTCGCCGAGTTCTTCCCAGGTCTTCGGCGGTGCCTTGATGCCGGCCTTTTCCAAGATGTCCTTGTTGTAGAACAGGTATTTGGTGTCGAGGATCCATGGCATGCCGTAATACTTGCCTTCGTACTGGACCGTGGTCCAGGCGCCCGGCAGCACACCCTTCTTCATGTCGTCGGTGATCTTCGGCGAGACATCGACCAGCACCTTGTTGGTGGCGTATTCGGCCGGCCAGATGACATCGAACAGCACGACGTCATAGCCGCCTCCCGAGCCTTGCGCGAGCACGGTCTTGTCGTGCAGGCCTTCATAGGGGACGAATTCGAGATTGACCTTGATGTCCGGATTGGCCTTGGTGAAGGCATCCGTCATGGCCCGCACATCGGCCTCGCTGTAGGCGGCCTGCGCCATGAAAAGCGCGTTGAGCGAGGTTTCAGCGAAAGCGTGGGGGACCAGAACTCCCCCGACAAAGACTGCACCCAAGAGGGTCTTACCGATCGATTTCAGCATCTTCTTCTCCCATTTCCGATGTTGACGGGTCGGCGGTTCATGCTGCCTTCCCGGATTGCTGTCGCGTGACCTATGTTCCCTCCGACCGATCGGCGGCGACAGGTATAAAGCCTTAGCCGTCTTTCTCCAGCGGTCGGTTTCGCTATTAAGTCAACTCGCTTGACTTAATTAGTCGATCAATATTCTAATGGAGTCAAGAGGGGAAACGCCGGTGGACGACATCAGCCCGATCCGCGCCAAAAGCGGTACCAATCAGGAAGGCACGAGCGCCCACAACCGCCGCGTCATGATCGAGGCGTTGCGTCTCAATGGCGCCCTTTCGCGGGCCGATCTGGCGCGGGCGACCCAGCTGACCAAGCAGGCGGTCTCCAACATCATCGAGGATCTCGAACGTGATGGCCTCGTCGTCGGGCTTGAGGCGGTGAAGAAGGGCAGGGGGCAACCCTCGACCCCGTACAGGCTGGTTCCAGAGGGCGCCTTCGCCATCGGGCTGCAGATCGATCGCCACCTGACGCGGGCTGTCGCTGTCGATCTGGTCGGCAGCGTGCTGGCCCGCGCGGACGCCAACATGCCATCCGATGATCCATCGAAAGGTGTCGATATCATCCTTGGCCTGATCGCCGGCGTCAGGCGCGAACTGGCCGGTATCTCCGCCCAATCCGAAGAGCGGCTGGTCGGCCTTGGCGTTGCCATGCCAGGTCCCTTCGGGCTGCAGGATTCGGACGACAAGTGGATGATGCCGGCCTGGCAGAAATTTCCGCTGCTGGAGACATTGGCGGCAGGCACAGGATTGAATGTCGGGCTCCAGAACGATGCCGCCGCCTGCGCGACGGCGGAGCGCATGGTGGGCGCGGCGCACGGTCTCGATCATGCGGTTTGCCTCTATGTCGGCTACGGCATCGGTGCAGGACTGATCCTCAATGGCGAACTCTACAGCGGCGGCAATGGCAATGCCGGCGAGATCGGCATGGCATTGCTATCACCAGCCGGCCCCGGTGCCACGCCGCTGGAACATCGCGCTTCGCTTGCCTCGCTCTACCAGCATCTCGGCCTCGATCCCGCCGATGAAGACCTCTATGAGCGGATCGGCGTGCTGGCCGCGGCTGAAGACGCTAAAGTCATGGCCTGGATCGACGGCGCGGCGCATGATCTGCGCTGGAGCGTGCATCTCATCGAAACGGTCTTCGATCCGCAGACGGTTATCCTGACCAGCGGTGCACCCGAGGCGTTGGCCCGACGTCTGGTCGAGGCCATGCATCCGCTGCTGCCATCGACGGCCGACCGGCCAGGCCGCAGCTTGCCGCGCCTGCAGCTTGGCACGACCGATCCGTGGTCGATCGCCATCGGCGCCGCGGCAGCGCCCATCAGCCGTGCCTTCGATCCGTTGTTCTCGGCGATCCGGAAGACGCGATCCGGCGGCGCCTGAAGAGCGCCGATCGCCGATCCTTTCGTCCTGCCCGACCTGACGCGGCGTTCCGCATCGTCACACAGGGTTCATTGTGCGGACATAGCGTCATTCCTGGTTCTTTGCTGCAGTGCAACAGGAGTGGGACATGGTGGACATAGTTTCTAGTGAGGCGGGCATTCCGAGACCGGAGCATCCGCTGGATCATTCAGGCGGCGCGAAATGGTTCCTGCCGGCTTTCGGCGTGCTCCTGCTCGCCGGGGTCGTCTATGTTGGCTACGCGCTGAGCCAGGATCTGGCCGTGGCCAAGACCGTGCCCTGGATCCTGCTTGGCATTGCCTTGCTGATCGCGCTGGGCTTCGAATTCGTCAACGGCTTCCATGACACCGCCAATGCGGTTGCGACGGTCATCTACACACGCTCCCTGCCTGCCGAATTCGCGGTCATGTGGTCGGGCTTCTTCAATTTCGTCGGGGTTCTGACTTCAAGCGGCGCGGTGGCGTTCGGCATCCTGTCGCTGCTGCCGGTCGAACTCATCCTGCAGGTCGGCTCCTCGTCGGGCTTTGCCATGGTGTTCGCGCTGCTCGTCGCCGCGATCCTGTGGAATCTCGGGACCTGGTTCCTCGGCCTGCCGGCATCGAGCTCGCACACGATGGTCGGTTCGATCATCGGTGTCGGCCTTGCCAACCAGTTCATGGCGCCGGCGGGTAGCGCCACCAGCGGTGTCGACTGGTCGCAGGCGACCAATGTTGGCATAACCTTGCTTGTCTCGCCGATCATCGGCTTCTTCGCCGCAGCGATCCTGCTCTATGTGATGAAGCTGCTGGTTCGCAATCCTGCGCTCTACGAAGCGCCGAAGGGCAATGCACCGCCACCCCTGTGGATCCGCGCCCTGCTGATCTTCACCTGCACTGGCGTCAGCTTCGCGCATGGTTCCAACGACGGCCAGAAAGGCATGGGCCTGATCATGCTGATCCTGATCGGCGTCGTGCCGACGGCCTATGCGCTCAACCGCACGCCTGACATCAATTATCTCGAAGCCTACAAGTCGGCTTCGGTCAGCGTCGAGCAGGCACTTGGCAAATATGTCAAGCCGGGCGTTACCGTTGCCGACGCCAAGGCAGCCGTCCAGGAGGCCGTGCGCACCAGGACCTGGAACGACCAGACGACGGTCGCGCTGCAGACGTATATCCACAACACCACCGCTGGATTGCAGCCCTATGCCTCGGTCGAGACGGTGCCTACCGATCTGGTCAGCAACGCCCGTAACGATATCTACCTGATCGGTGAAGCGCTGAAGCTGATCGACAAGAAGAAGTTGCTGCCGATGGAGGCGACCGACCTGAAGGCGGTCACCGACTATCACAAGGCTGTCGACAACGCGACGAAGTTCATCCCGCTCTGGGTGAAGGTTGCCGTGGCCCTGGCGCTGGGACTTGGCACCATGGTCGGCTGGAAACGCATCGTCGTCACGGTCGGCGAGAAGATCGGCAAAAGCCACCTGACCTATGGCCAGGGAGCCGCCGCCGAACTGGTCGCCATGGTGACCATTGGCATGGCCGACCGGCTGGGGTTGCCGGTGTCGACAACCCATGTGCTGTCGTCGGGCGTCGCCGGAACGATGGCCGCCAACGGCTCAGGCCTGCAATGGTCGACGGTGCGCAATCTGCTGCTGGCCTGGGTATTGACCCTGCCTTGCTCGATCACGCTGGCCTTCGTGCTGTTCATCGTCTTCCGCCAGGTGTTCTAGGCGAGGCCATCGCGCCGCAAACGCAAGACGGCGCCATAGCGGCGCCGTCTTTGTTTTGTCGGGAAACAATCAATCCTGATGGGGATCGCGGTCCGTTTGATGGCCAAGATCGAGACAATCGACCTCGTCGCCATAATGAAGGAACGCCGCTGCAGGGATCGTGCAGCGGCGTTCTTGTATGGGTCCGCCTTGTGTGGGGTTGCTCGACGGCGCCAAAATTCAGGTGGGGTCTTCCCGATGCAGGTCGTGGATGGCAACGCCTTCGACATTGGTCGGCATTGTCAGCCACTCGCGATGGCGCAAGGTGCGCTGCGTGTCTTCCAGTCCCGTCTCCCAATGCTCGCGCATCGAGGTGCCGGAGAATTCATAATCCTTGGCGTGGCCTTCGTAGCCTTTGTGCTGGTAGATCAGGTGGACAATGTTGACGATGCCGGCGTCGGAATAGTCCTCGATCAGGGCTTCCTCGGCCGGGGTCAGCTGTTCCTTCGGCACCCGCTTGAGCGCATCGAGCAAGCGCATCTTCAAGCCATGGATGCGTTTGAAATTGTCGGTGTTCTGACGGGTACGGCTCGAATACATGATGTCCTTGTGGCGCGACAGCACGTCCGGCATGCTGCGCGGCAGGACGCCGCGGGCGCTGAACAGGTCGACTTGGAACACCAGCGACGAGCGATCCTCTTCCTGGTCGAGCAGGTATTGCAGCGGCGTGTTGGAAACGATGCCGCCGTCCCAATAATACTCGCCCTCGATGCGGATCGACGGGAAGGCGGGCGGCAGCGCGCCGCTGGCCATGATGTGTTCCGGCTCGATGCGCACCTTGTCGGTGTCGAAATAGACGAAATTGCCGGTGCGGACATTGACCGCGCCGACACTGAGACGCTTCTTGCCGTCGTTCAGGATGTCGAAATCGATCAGGCTTTCCAGCGTCTGCTTCAACTCGGCGGTGTCGTAGAAGCTGGTGGCGCCCTCGGCGCCCTGCTGCTCCATCCATGGGTTCGGGTTGCGCGGCTTGAAGAAGCCAGGCTGTCCCATGACCATGGTCATCCACGAGGATGTGCGGTTGCGGATGTCGCGGTAGATGTCGCCCTCGGGCGTATAGGCCCAGATCTTGCGGCCCGAGATGGTCTGCCAGAACTGTTCCAGCCGCTGCAGCCGCCGGCTGGACTCGTTGCCGGCGATGATGGCTGCGTTGATGGCGCCGATCGAGACACCGGAGAGCCAGGTCGGTTCGCAGCCAGCGTCGGCCAGCGCCTGATAGACGCCTGCCTGATAGGCGCCGAGCGCGCCACCGCCCTGGAACACCAGCGCGATGCGGTCATACTGCGCCGAGATTTCCTCGATGGTGGCGGCGGCCGCCTTCTTGCGATTGCGTTCGAGCACGGCTTTGGTCTCCAACATCTATCTGGGCGTGGCTGAAATTCGGGCGCGGTCGGCGAGATAGTCGTGAACGACTTCACCGAGGCCGAGGGTCAGATCAGCGGTGAAATGAACGGCTGAGACGATGTCGAGCACCGGCAGCCGTGCGACGTCGGCCATGACGTGCGGACGCAGGTCGAGTGCCGCCGGCGCGGTCCAGGCCTCCTTCAAAGTCACGTCGGTAAGGTGATAGCGCACCAGCTCGCAGATGCGCGGCGTGCCGTCGACATGCGGGATGATCTTGATCAGGAAATTGGGCGCGGTGAGCGCGGCCATCACCTGATCATGGTCGGCTTCCCTGTGCTTGTAGCCCATGGTGCCGGTGGCGCAGAGGACGCTGCCATAGTGCAGCGTGCCGACGATCACTTCGCCTTCATGCACGATCTTCGGGCTGGCCAGTTTCTTGGGAAAGCCCCACAGCTCACGGCCGCCGGCGATCGGCGCGTCGTCATCGAGATACATCGAATGAACATAGGCGCCATGCTGGCCCTTGTAGCGGACCGGGATGACTTGGCCGGTCTCCGTATAGTCGCCGAAGCCAGTTGAATCCGGCATGCGGATGAATTCGTACTTGACCAGCGGCTCGTCGATTTCCAGCGGCTCCGGCACGACGGCCTCAAGCGCTTCGCGTGTCGTCCGGTAGGTGATGATGACGTATTCGCGGTTGAAGAAACGATAGGGCCCGGGCGGGAAGGAAGGGTTGGTGAGCGGCATCGCATAGGCGCGCTTCACGATATCGGCGATCTGCAAGGCGGTTGCCCCATTCGGTTCAGGAATGACTGCGCGAGTGCGCTGCGGCTTATGTTGCATGGCACCATGACAGTGCCGTGTCAGCTCCCTGACAGGCCCGGCGGCCGAAGTTCCAACGCGGTCGTATCCCTGTAATCGCGCCGACATATGGCTGTGGCATTGTCATGTTGCGGCGCACAAGAACGCGCCTCTTCGTGTTCCCTCCCAACACTCGCGAGATCACCATGGGTTTCCTGCCTTCGAAGAATGCCCTCGTCACCGGATCGACCAGCGGCATTGGCCTTGCCATTGCCCGCGCGTTTGCCGCTGAAGGCGCCAATGTCACCATCAACGGCCTGGGCGACTCGGCTGCCATCGAACAGGAGCGGGCCGGCATCGAAGCGGATTTCGGCGTCAAATGCCGCTACTCCGATGCCAACATGATGGACGGCGCGGCGGTGAGCGCCATGGTGCATGACGCCGAGGCAGCCTTTGGCAGCCTGGACATTCTCGTCAACAATGCCGGCATCCAGCATGTCGCGCCGATCGAGGACTTTCCCGACGACAAATGGGAAGCCATCATCCGCATCAACTTGCTGGCCGCCTTCTACGCCATCAAGGCCGCACTGCCCGGCATGAAGACGCGGAAATGGGGCCGCATCATCAACACCGCCTCGGCGCACGCGCTGGTCGCCTCGCCGTTCAAGTCCGCATATGTCTCGGCCAAGCACGGCATTTCAGGCTTGACCAAGACC contains the following coding sequences:
- a CDS encoding 3-hydroxybutyrate dehydrogenase: MGFLPSKNALVTGSTSGIGLAIARAFAAEGANVTINGLGDSAAIEQERAGIEADFGVKCRYSDANMMDGAAVSAMVHDAEAAFGSLDILVNNAGIQHVAPIEDFPDDKWEAIIRINLLAAFYAIKAALPGMKTRKWGRIINTASAHALVASPFKSAYVSAKHGISGLTKTVALEAALDGVTVNAIAPGYVWTPLVEKQIPDTMKARGMTEEQVKHDVLLAAQPTKEFVTVEELAALALFLCSDAAKQITGTTLPMDGGWTAQ
- a CDS encoding acetoacetate decarboxylase; this encodes MQIADIVKRAYAMPLTNPSFPPGPYRFFNREYVIITYRTTREALEAVVPEPLEIDEPLVKYEFIRMPDSTGFGDYTETGQVIPVRYKGQHGAYVHSMYLDDDAPIAGGRELWGFPKKLASPKIVHEGEVIVGTLHYGSVLCATGTMGYKHREADHDQVMAALTAPNFLIKIIPHVDGTPRICELVRYHLTDVTLKEAWTAPAALDLRPHVMADVARLPVLDIVSAVHFTADLTLGLGEVVHDYLADRARISATPR